A stretch of Brassica napus cultivar Da-Ae chromosome C6, Da-Ae, whole genome shotgun sequence DNA encodes these proteins:
- the LOC106436725 gene encoding nucleolar protein 56, which yields MAMYLLYESSSGYGLFEAHGLDEIGQNTEAVRSSVSDLSRFGRVVQLTAFHPFESALDALNQVNAVSEGVMTDELRSFLELNLPKVREGKKPKFSLGTSEPKLGSHILEATKIPCQSNEFVLELLRGVRLHFDRFIKDLKPGDLEKSQLGLAHSYSRAKVKFNVNRVDNMVIQAIFLLDTLDKDINSFAMRVREWYSWHFPELVKIVNDNYLYARVSKMIDDKSKLTEDHIPMLTEVLGDEDKAKEVVEAGKASMGQDLSPLDLINVQTFAQKVMDLADYRKKLYDYLVSKMSDIAPNLAALIGDMVGARLISHAGSLTNLAKCPSSTLQILGAEKALFRALKTRGNTPKYGLIFHSSFIGRASAKNKGRIARYLANKCSIASRIDCFADGATTAFGEKLREQVEERLDFYDKGVAPRKNVDVMKEVIENLQNKDEENKETVDASAKKSKKKKAKGEKEEEVEKSEKKKKRKMETEEEKKKKKSKSAGGDEETDDGQSKKKSKKKKKSKSEDDDE from the exons ATGGCTATGTACCTTCTCTACGAGTCTTCTTCTGGCTATGGCCTCTTCGAGGCGCACGGTCTTGATGAGATTGGGCAGAACACTGAGGCGGTCCGTAGCTCAGTCTCCGACCTCAGTCGCTTTGGCCGTGTTGTCCAGCTCACAGCATTTCACCCCTTTGAGTCTGCTCTCGATGCCCTAAACCAAGTTAACGCCGTCTCTGAag GTGTTATGACTGACGAGCTTAGAAGTTTCCTGGAGTTGAATCTTCCTAAGGTCAGAGAAGGCAAGAAACCCAAGTTCAGCTTAGGAACCTCTGAGCCTAAACTCGGTTCCCACATTTTGGAAGCCACCAAAATCCCCTGCCAGAGCAATGAGTTCGTTCTTGAGCTTCTCCGTGGTGTGCGTCTCCATTTTGACAGGTTCATCAAGGACCTTAAG CCTGGCgatcttgaaaaatctcaactTGGGTTAGCTCACAGCTACAGCAGAGCCAAGGTCAAGTTCAATGTTAACCGAGTGGATAACATGGTTATTCAGGCCATTTTCCTCCTTGACACCCTTGATAAGGATATCAATTCCTTTGCCATGAGAGTCAG GGAATGGTATTCGTGGCACTTCCCCGAGCTAGTGAAGATTGTTAATGACAATTATCTTTACGCTCGTGTTTCAAAGATGATTGATGACAAGTCAAAGTTGACTGAAGACCACATCCCTATGCTTACTGAAGTCCTAGGGGATGAAGATAAAGCCAAGGAGGTCGTCGAAGCTGGGAAAGCATCCATGG GCCAGGATTTATCACCGCTTGACTTGATCAACGTACAGACCTTTGCTCAGAAAGTTATGGACCTCGCTGACTACAGAAAGAAGCTCTACGATTACCTTGTTTCTAAGATGAGCGACATTGCCCCTAATCTGGCGGCCTTGATTGGAGATATGGTCGGTGCCCGTCTGATTTCACATGCTGGAAGTCTCACTAACCTTGCCAAATGCCCATCTTCCACCCTCCAGATTCTTGGAGCGGAGAAGGCGCTTTTCAG GGCTCTTAAAACACGAGGCAACACACCCAAGTATGGGTTGATTTTCCACTCGTCCTTCATTGGCCGAGCATCTGCTAAGAACAAGGGCCGTATCGCTCGTTATCTTGCAAACAAGTGCTCTATAGCGTCCCGTATTGATTGTTTCGCTG ATGGTGCAACAACCGCATTTGGTGAGAAGCTTCGGGAACAAGTAGAGGAAAGGCTGGACTTTTATGACAAGGGTGTTGCCCCACGTAAGAACGTGGATGTAATGAAGGAGGTGATTGAGAATCTCCAAAACAAAG ATGAGGAAAACAAGGAGACAGTGGATGCCTCAGCaaagaagagcaagaagaagaaggcaaaGGGTGAAAAAGAAGAGGAGGTGGAGAAgtcagagaaaaagaagaagaggaagatggagacagaagaggagaagaagaaaaagaagagtaaGTCTGCTGGAGGAGACGAGGAGACTGATGATGGTCAGAGCAAGAAgaaatcgaagaagaagaagaagtcaaaGAGTGAGGATGACGACGAATAG